The following proteins are co-located in the Nitrosopumilus sp. genome:
- a CDS encoding adenylosuccinate synthetase has product MTSTVVVGGFFGDEGKGKIISYLAIKDNPKIIVRGGAGPNAGHTIRDGDKVYKVRMLPSGFLNKNAKVMIGPGVVINPDVLNKEIQDFDVSGRSFIDKHCGIIEETHLNRDSKGELKEKIGSTGSGTGPANADRAMRVLKLAKDFDSLSSLIVDVPLEVNSALSANENVLVEGTQGTFLSLWHGTYPFVTSKDVTASGICADVGLGPTKVDEVIVVFKSYVTRVGTGPLDKELSLEDAEKKGWSEFGTVTGRQRRAADFDFDLARRAIMLNGATQISITKLDVLFTDCAGKTSYDELSEDAKTFITNIEKELNTPVTIIGTGPAVNDVIDRRN; this is encoded by the coding sequence ATGACATCAACTGTTGTTGTTGGCGGTTTTTTTGGAGATGAAGGTAAAGGAAAAATCATCTCTTATTTGGCAATAAAAGATAATCCCAAAATTATTGTACGTGGAGGAGCTGGCCCTAATGCAGGTCATACAATTCGAGATGGAGATAAAGTATACAAAGTTAGAATGCTTCCAAGTGGATTTTTAAATAAAAATGCTAAAGTAATGATTGGACCTGGAGTTGTAATTAATCCTGATGTATTAAACAAAGAAATTCAAGATTTTGATGTATCTGGGCGTTCATTCATAGACAAACATTGTGGAATCATTGAAGAAACTCATCTTAACAGAGATTCTAAAGGTGAACTAAAAGAAAAAATTGGTAGTACTGGCTCAGGCACTGGTCCAGCTAATGCTGACCGTGCCATGAGAGTCTTAAAACTTGCAAAAGATTTTGATTCTTTATCTTCATTAATAGTAGATGTTCCTTTGGAAGTAAACTCTGCACTTTCTGCCAATGAAAATGTCTTGGTGGAAGGCACCCAAGGAACTTTTCTTTCATTGTGGCATGGAACATACCCATTTGTTACTTCAAAAGATGTTACTGCCTCAGGAATATGTGCAGATGTTGGATTAGGTCCTACTAAAGTAGATGAAGTAATTGTTGTCTTCAAATCGTATGTTACACGTGTGGGTACTGGTCCTCTTGACAAAGAACTTTCTCTTGAGGATGCTGAAAAAAAAGGCTGGTCTGAATTTGGTACCGTAACTGGTAGACAAAGAAGAGCAGCAGATTTTGATTTTGATTTAGCTAGGCGTGCAATTATGCTCAATGGTGCAACACAAATCTCTATAACAAAATTAGATGTTCTCTTTACAGATTGCGCAGGAAAAACTTCTTACGATGAACTGTCTGAAGATGCAAAAACATTCATTACAAATATTGAAAAAGAATTAAACACGCCTGTAACAATTATTGGAACTGGTCCTGCTGTCAATGATGTCATTGACAGAAGAAACTAG